AAATCATAAATGATTCAACGGGCCGCTTTGTTTCCCTTGCCCTCTATTTATAACGCCacactgcttttttttgttttgctaacCAAAAAGGAATACGTACACAGTATTGGAACTGACCGAGGGTCAGTTCAGTCCGTCCCAATGGGAAATGGCAAATTGTcatgttttccttcaaaaaaagaaacttgGCATGAGTTCAAAGTAAGCGGATCCGTCTGAGTCATCTTGAGCGACTCGCCGTGTTTACAATAGAAGAAATGAAAGACAAAATGTTAAGCCGCGCAGCTCTAGCCATCGTCTTTCGCCGACAAAAAACGCCAACCACGCAAACACAGACAGCTACAAAATGCTAATGTCATTATAGTCACTGTCCACGTCATCAAAATGGACACAAACCCAGGTCTCCTTCACACCCACAAACAGTTTAGGTGTGTGTCGGTGCTAGCATAATTTATTCACGAGCATTGGCGGTCTGGTGGCTGCCAACAGCTTCAAATTCCTTAACAATAAGCCGTCATATCCAAAGTAAGGTGCAAAAAGTGTTCTTCCCCGTCGGAATAATAACGGGCAAGTCGAAACGGCGCATTGTTCCCGACGGCTTGAAAGGGATCCGCCAATGCTGCATCTTTGATAAAGGCCGAGCTGCGGCTGCTGATGCTTCGGCGGTTGTGATTCAGAAACGCAGCCACGGAGTCACATTTCACTTTCCAAGCACCGACCGCTATGGTTACCCGGTTCGGCgtccgagtggttagcgcgtcggcctcacagttctggggtcgagcccaggtgggtcctcaccaAGTGGATAATTGGCTTTGAGACGGACATTTGGAAAGACGTAGAATAGAGTTGTGTCTCTCAAGTTGCATCCAAATCTTGGCCACTCTTTGTGTGGACACACAGAGTGAGGAATTAGATCTGGCCCTTTAATAAGTAACCGGGGGTTTTGGCCAGATGTCGCCGACCTGTCAGCGATGCCGTCCAATCAGAGCGTAAGATGAGCCGCCCCGCCGCCCCTCCGACGCGACACGGGCACGTGCAGCGAAGCCCCAACCACCCGTCTCGGGGCTTTTGGGCTCCATGACAATTTAGGCGGAAAAGGCAAACGCTAATGTCAACATCCTGCTTTCAAAGTTCAGCTCAAAGTTAACCAAGATTTGTTAAATAGTTATCCAAGTCTATCCATTATAcatgacaacattttttccatgGAAACAAATACTGAGAATGTTTAGCTAAACTCAACTTTGCTAATGTTAATGTGTacaggaatgaatgaataggtcagaatgggagggaaaaaaaatgacttctcAAAGATTAACCATTGAAGACAATTGTGTCCATGTTGCCAATTGTGTCCTAAAAGGCCAGTGTTTAATGTCAAGAGTTGGCTTTCGCTCGGCGTATTCATTAGCATGGGCGTATGAatgaccagtgaaaaaaaagaaaaagaaaaaggtgaTCCACACGTGCATTACGTCAAAAGTGCTATCAATGTGGAAAACAATGCACGTCCGCTTGATGGGCAGGCTTATCTTACAACGACTGCTCCTCATGTTCAGACAGTGATCCGCACAAGTTTTCAGCCAACACCGAGCGTGACTACTAAGCGTCCACTTTTTTGCTTTCCAAGTCAATTGACCGACATTTGGATTCAGGTTACTTCTTTCAATGCAACATCATCGCAGGGATGCAAATGGACTACAATTTGACACATGTAAACGGTCAATTCAGGACGAACCTCACCCAGTGCCGCTAGTTAACCgcgataggctccggcacccccaaaaGAGCTAGCCAAGCAATCTCATTAGCGATAAAGTCTAGGAGATGAAAAAGTTTTCAGCGGGAGAGACAAGTACACCGTGTTAGTGATTgatccggggggggggggggggtttgggggggggtcTTGAGGGATAGGATGGCCTTTTGTCCCGCCGTGCCCGAAACGCCACGCGTATCGTTGGCCGCGTACAATGCGGCCGCAGCATTGGTTTACTTGGACGGGCGCGGCGGGGGGGCCAAACGAGAGCTTTGCCTTTCAGCCAAGTGGCAAGCGCCACCGCGGGAGGGCCAAACCTTGGAGGATTTTGCCACTAGTacttgaaaagtagatttttcattcgTATACGTGAGCGTGAAGACCTGGAAGTCAACTAAATATTGCACTCACCGTCTCAAACATGAGCTGCACTGGGACGGACGGATGGCATCAGTTGGTCGCCTCTCAACATGGGCTTAACCTGTGGGATGGAAAGTTAAGATCAATATTTGGGTAACTTTTGATGATTTTCAGACGTGGGCAGCAGACATTGCAACTGTATGATGGTTATTACTATCAAAACAAATCCCAAGTCCTTGTTATAAATTGGAAAACATTCAAATATGCTTGCAAACAAATGACTTGTCACAAATAAACGAGTCAACTCGGTCATGCAATTCcataaattgttgttttgttgtttgaaCTCATACGAGTGATAGCGATTTTTGAACCCGATTCCCATGGTCTGAAAATGGCACAATCGGTCCCGATTTCCGATCCCTACGACAAATTGGCACGATGGTGTCCTTTCTGTGACTTACCTGTCACTTTTCGGTGGCGAACGTTGCTGTCCGTCATTGCTTCACAAGCGAGGCTTTCTCTCGAAAGTCACCACCGCCGAGAAGTTTTTCTTCCCCACGAGTCGACGACTGGAATGATGCTGCAGGTCACGTGACACCTGGACTGTCTCCTCCCATTGTCCACGATGCAATTGACGGAGACTTCGCTCTCCTAAATGGCTATCcgagtttttcttttcttttttttcccttttcatttttcattgagtTGACCATAGAGGAATGTATCAAATGAGGGGGAGGATGACTGCCAATATTCAAATGATAATATTTAGCTTCATCTTATCTTAAACTAACCaccaaaaatgttccaaaagtATACTTTGGTTCAATAAAACAGAAGAAGTGAGCTAATGGAAGAGAGGGCCGAAACTAATGAGAACAAAATGGTCAAATGGAACACAGAAATGAAGCAAAATTAGAAATAAGCAAAGGCGCCCTCGTGTGGTGACCACTGTAAATATACGGTTTACCAAACGGGCCAAATATCAACATGCCTCAATTGAACACAGATTGAATTATTAATCAAACGAAGAATTATGACAGCCCTCCCTTACTCCATTTATTTGTGAATGGACATTCAAATAAGTGAAGTCATGAGCTGGTTTGAACCGGTTTGACAGTGACGGAGGTGCCGGTGAACCTGGTGTAGGAGAAGGACGACATCAGGCTCTGGTTCTTCAGTCGGTGCAAGAAGTGGACGTGCCTCACTCCCGCTCCGTAGCCCGAGAAAACGTGCGACACCTGAAAGCGCCGACGCCACCCACCGATCAAAAATCCCACCATCCGgtgcacaaaaaaaggaaaggatgCAATCACCTCCTTCCACGTGCGGGAATAGACGCTCAGGTCCTCGGTCGGGTCCAGCCGGTACTCTGCGATGGTCGTGCTTTTGTCCGCGCCTAACAACTTGACGTGGAGTTGGTAGATTGACTGGTGGAGCTGACTCTCCTCGTACCTGGTGGAAAGAACAGCCAGCCATCAGGTGGCGGCGGAAGTCGACACGGCGACGATGGACGGCCTACCAGTCTTGAATGACTATTTGGGGTTGGAAATCATCCAGGAGCTCGTCCCACATTCCCTCTGCCTTCAGGTCCACCGTCTGCTCCAAGGAAAACCAACTTCCAAAGGAAAGATAAGCCTTCTCTCAATATtaggatttcattttttggactGGCGCCATCTACAAGGTAGACCGACTAAAAGCATCTTCGCTGGGCTTCTTTTTATACGAGCGTGATGCATTGTGGGTCACCGGCTGCCGGAGGAGACTGACCTAGGCTCGGGCAAGGCGCAGATCACCACTCCTTCTGGAATTCCACTGGTATCAAAAGGGAGATCCTCAGTGCTGGTGCTCCAGCCGCTGAAGTCAGCTGTGAAATAAACTGGAGATGGTTACGTTCCACTCACCAGAGCCACTTCCTCACGTGTCCTGGTCCTACCGTCGGGTTGAAAAGTGGGAGGGCCGTGCAATGGGACTTCAGGTAACTCAGGTTCAGGTGGAGGCTTATCTTTACCCAACCCTTGAGAACAAAGAAACAAGTGTGTTGCCCAACGGTAACACATTTTTGGAGAGTTTTCTTTTGAGCAACGTCGGAATTTTACCGTATGGCGAGGGGTTCTTGAGCAGATTTCTCCCAAAAGGTTGGGCTTGGTACAGGGACTTCCAGTCCAGGCCGTCCGGGGACGCCAACCCGGCCAAGGCCCACTCATCCTGGCATCGCTTCTTCCACTCGGCCGCGCTCATCGTTGCTTTCGGTCCAAGACGGAGGCCGCTTGTTTCAACTGGGAACTTCTCTAGACTTGTATCGCACTTTTAGTGCCCACCGCACCCATTGTGTTGCAACGTAAAAGAGGCCCGGGGAGTGTCGTGCTGTCTGTTTTCTTAAAGGCACagcaacattttcattcattgtcaACACCACTCGCTcgcccttttaaaatcaattctGCAAGTAAATGTATTGTCATAGTCGTCCTCATAGTGCCTGGCTTATCTGAAAAGGGGATAACGCCAACGTGTCGTTTGTCATTGCGCGCACAACATAGTTTCACAATAATTCAAAACGCTGATTTGATAAGTAAAGAAGTTAGCATAGAATTATTAGGGTCATCATTCTGACAAGTCAAGACGGATAACACAaaatggtgagtgagtgagtggtggTTCATGTTGCTCTGGGTGGAGGTGAACAGTTGCTATAATTATAGCATGGTACCTTGGCGACAGCGAGCTGGACATGTGACTCCTGCGGCCTGTCCGGTTTGGCCCATGCCGGAGCCGAACGGGACCCCCAATTTGCCGTCTCGACACCTgttgacaatcacaaacacctgggtcacgCCAGAGGGAGCGAACGGGAGATAAACCAGGTGTGGGGAAACCACCAGAGAGGTCAACTCAATGTGAAATCACAGggaaaggtcacagaggtcaccGTACGTTAAACAGCAGGCAATTGTATTCATTTCAGCTAAAGTGCACGCTCATGACCAAACTGAAACGAGCCAAGGAAGCAAGGAAGGAAGGCAAATGGACGACGTTGGTGATTGATGCGTCTCAAAAGGTGCGAGGCGGCTCAAAAAGCACGCTCCCCTTTTAGAGGCCTGTCCAAAGACAGCTGCGTAACAGGAGACGCCATTTCAATGCAAGGCAAAGTGTCTATTGCGTCGCAACTTTCCTATCCAACACTTCCTCATATAACATGCTCAAACTATTTGCAGTAGTTGGAGTGGACAACAGTAGGCCCACTTTCATGATCACCTATAGAACAGGGATCGACAAAAAACTAaagatttcaatatttttttcacaacgGTTGGTAGACAAGTGGGCAGGaatcaaatgagaaaatgagattagcCCATGTAGCTAGCCATCTAGCTAGCATTGTCCCCTCCAAACTCAGAGCAGACTTGCGCAATATTTACACGAGGCGTCACCAATTGATAGAACAAGTCTTGTATCTTGCACATCTAACACCACCACCAATGTGTGACAAAAAGCAagctcagctttttttttccactgagtTCCACCTAGCCCCACCCTGGCCCGGCCCCCCGGTGACCCCCCATCCTTGTCGGATCCTCTCCCCTTCCATTGGTTCTATGTATGGGCGGGTGCGTTCTGCGGCGGGGTGACGGCGCAGCTGCGGGTGCCCCTCTCGGCGCGCCCCTTTCGTCCAGTGCACGTAGGTCCGAGTATCGGCGCACGGCCAATCGGGGAAGGGCAGGCACTAAAATGGTAAGAGCGATGCTCGGAGCGTCTGCCCGCTATATAAAGAGGGCCGAAAGACCTTCGGAGCTGGGTGACCCCTAATTTGGCCACAGTGAACAGGATCTGATCCCGAGGACTGTTACCTCTGTTCTTGACTTGACAGTGCAGGTAATTATCTTCTTTCGTTTGATTTCTATTCGATGGAGTCAAGGAGGATGACAAAGTGCCGTATTTGAGGACTGGCCAAAGCCCACAAAAGAAAACTAAACGTCAATATTAGCTTGGTCTTGGCCCATTTTGTATCATCTTAAAGGCATGAcagaaacaatgtatttttctgggTTCAAAAGCTCACGTTATTCATCATTATGTTGCTTTCAGTTCCTTAGATTGCACAGTTTGTGTGGATTAAGATTGCCTGAAACGGACAGGAAAAGTTCTGCGGCCGGTGCTCAGACTTCCCCAAACTCGAATCCCAACAAGATCCAAACGACGAGAGCTAATGACTTTTCTAAAGCTTAGCAAAAGTCTTTATCTTGAGACGAGCCGTGGTCGCATGCAAACGCCACCAGGGAGCTAAAAATAGCGCCACGCCGCTCCTGTTGGAAGCGCTCTATTTTAAGGGAAATATAATACATTGGAAACGGCGAAAGGCGTGTAAGGGGAATTCCTCCGAGGCACATAAAAAGTCTGCAGCTGTCACTTTTCAATCGTTCCATTTTGGCAGATGACTGACACGTGGGCTAGCTTGTGTTTAGCATAGCGTACttggggtgtttttttcatgaattttttttcccccctcctccaGTGTTAGAAACGCAATCATGCCTTTCGGAAATACCCACAACAACTTCAAACTCAACTACAAAGTTGAGGAAGAGTTCCCCGACTTGTCCAAGCACAACAACCACATGGCCAAGGTTCTGACCAAGGAAATGTACGGCAAGCTGAGGGACAAGCAGACCCCCAGCGGCTACACCTTGGACGACGTCATCCAGACGGGCGTCGACAACCCCGGTAACATTTCCTCATTCGACATAAGGGTACGCGGTGGAaacgtgggggaaaaaaaatgtcaacaaggtACCGATGCCGTCAGGTCACCCCTTCATCATGACGGTGGGCTGCGTGGCCGGCGACGAAGAGTCTTACGAGGTCTTCAAGGATCTGCTGGACCCCATCATCTCCGACCGCCACAGCGGATACGGCCCCAGCGACACCCACAAGACCGACCTGAACTTCGAGAACCTGAAGGTATTTCAGAGAAAGACAAAAGCAATAAACAATGAGTAGAACGATGGCGacatgagggggaaaaaaaatctgacactAACGATTACAAGTCAATATTTTGCTGTAAACGAG
This portion of the Stigmatopora nigra isolate UIUO_SnigA chromosome 19, RoL_Snig_1.1, whole genome shotgun sequence genome encodes:
- the nccrp1 gene encoding F-box only protein 50, which translates into the protein MSAAEWKKRCQDEWALAGLASPDGLDWKSLYQAQPFGRNLLKNPSPYGLGKDKPPPEPELPEVPLHGPPTFQPDADFSGWSTSTEDLPFDTSGIPEGVVICALPEPSWFSLEQTVDLKAEGMWDELLDDFQPQIVIQDWYEESQLHQSIYQLHVKLLGADKSTTIAEYRLDPTEDLSVYSRTWKEVSHVFSGYGAGVRHVHFLHRLKNQSLMSSFSYTRFTGTSVTVKPVQTSS